CAAGGGCAACATCGCCTTGGTGAACCTGGAGACGGGCGCGGTACTGCCGCCGCCGAAGCCCCGGACGCCGCACAGCATGGACGGGTCCTACACGCTCAACGCCTACACCGACGATGCCCCGCTCTATGGCTTGGCACTGTCCGGGGCGGAGTGGGCGACGATCGACTGGGTCCGCTCCAACGGCGGCGCTGGCGCTGCGGTCAAAGTGACCCCGGCGGCTGTCGCGGAGGACATCCACGCCACCGAGACCACCGCCAAGACGGCGCTCGCCCGCTTGGTGAAGCTGCACATCCTGCTGAAAACCAGCCCGCGCAGCCAGACTTACCAACTCAATCCCCGTCGGTTCTGGGAGGGCAGCGGTGAAGCCCAGGTCCAGGCCTGCCGCCGCCTCGACCCGCCGGCTATCTCCCCCGATGCCAAGGCCGTTGCCGTGGCGCGGAAGGCAGCCGCGAAACTTGCCGAGAAGGCAGAGGCCGATCAGGAACCTACCGGCCCGCGCCGCACCCGTAAGGCCACCACGATCGGAGCCGACCGATGAGCGCCGCCACATACACCCATCATGGCGGATTCGACCCGGACGACCTCAGCATGCCGCCCATCTACACCCTCAACCTCTCCGCCGGCCAGCGAAGCGTTCTGGAGTGGCTGACCACCCGAGGGGCGGTTTTCGACACGATTACCGTCGATGTGGAGGAGATCGCCCAGGACTGCGGCACCTCCGTCTCCACCGTCTACGACTCCCTCGCCCGCCTCGAGGGCCTCCAGTTGGTGGACAACCCCGACCCCACCCGTTATCGCGTCAACCCCCGCTACTTCTTCTCCGCCAACCCAGAGATCCGCCGTCTGGTCGGCGAAGCCCTCGGAGCCCCACAGATCACCCCTGACGCCCGCGCGGCTGGTCCCCGAAAACTCGGCAACACCGCTGCCCGACGCCGACGGACTATCAAGGCCGTTCCTGATCAAGAACAGCCGTAGTCCGGAACCACAACTGCGGAAACTCCATCCCAAGGGCTGGTTCTTCGGACCTAAGGTCCGAAGAACCAGCCCTTGGCTGTACCAGCAGGGCACCTTTCTAGTACGACGATCCGCCTCAACGAAGCAGGCTGAAACCCTGATGCCCCGGGCGAATCGCCGCACTACGGCGTGAAACTTGGTGCAGCCCGGGCTGCTGGCCCCATATGCCGTCGCCCACCTCGGCGGCGCCCTGGCCGCCCTCGCCGACCAGATCGACCCGCCTGCATCGCCGCCGCGAGCTGATCTCCTGGCCGGTGCCGCTGCCCACAGCCGAGCACGGCGCGGCCGTCGACCTGTCGGGCGCCGGTGACGCGGTCGCCGAGCTGTGGTGCGACGACAACTCCCTTTCACTGTCCGGCGGTTCGGGGAGATGGCCGTCACCCGCACCCCGATCCCGACGCGGGGACGCCCTTAAGCAGGGGCGCCGGGCGGTGCGGCGTCCAGTTCTCCGCGCTGATGGGCGTTGCGTGCCGGACACCGGTTCCGGCTCGCGCGTGGCCACCTGTAGGTGGCCTACGGCGTCCGGAAGGGTCCGGCCGCGGTTCTCACTACTTCTCTTAATGGTGTCCGCGTAGTGCGGCCCCCGTCCGGCTGGTGCACAGACCCCCCTTCGAATCCGCCGCGCGATCCGCGCTGTCCCGATTCACCCGGAAGAGATGCCAAAACATTAGATCCAGTATTAGAAACTGCACTACGATGAGGTGTAGGAGGTGCGACATGCCCGAGGGGATGGACCCGATCGACGCGCTGCTGGCGGAGGTCGACGAGGAGGAGCTCCCGCCGCCGGGGGAGCGCAAGCGGCTGCGCCGGGCGGCGCGGCTGACCCGGGCTCGGGTCGCGGAGCAGGTGGGGGTGCGCGAGGAGACGGTCTGGACGTGGGAGACCGGGCGGTCCGAGCCGCGGCCGCCGCAGCGGGGCCTGTACGCCCGGCTGCTGCGCGGCCTGGGCGAGCGGTTCCCCGCGCCCGCCGGCGCGGCCCGTCCGGCCGCGCTGCAGCTGCCGGTGCCGGTGCCGGAGACGTTCGCCGCCGCGCCGGGCACGCCGCCCGCCCCGGCTGCGCCTGCCGCCGCGGACGTCCGGGCCGTGCCGGTCGACCGGCCCGCCGCCGTGCCGGCCGTGCCGGTCGCCGCGCCGGTCGAGCCGGTGGCACCGGTGGCGCAGGTGGTGCTGCTGGACCAGAACCCGGACGGGTCGCTGCTGATGGCCGCGCCCTTGCCGTGCGTGCAGTGCGGGCAGCCGTCGGTCTACCGCGTCCAGGGGCACCCGATGCACCTGGGCGGGCTGTGCCGCCCGCCCGCCGCCGCCCCGGCCGCCACCCCGGCCGCCACCGTTGCCCCGGCCGCGCCGCAGGCGACGCCGACGTCGGCACCGGCTCCGGCCGTGCGGGTCGAGCCGGTCCGTCCGGCCCACCAGCGCTCGGCCGCCCCGGCGCCGCGGACCGCGCGGCCAGCCGCCGCGGTGCGGTCGGCCGGCTCGACCAGGCCGAGGAAGGCCACTGCGGCGAAGAAGCCGTCGGCGACGTCGTCGACGCCGGCGTCGTCCGCGGTGGCGGAGTGGCGGCAGGCCGCCCAGGCCCGGTTCCCGGGCGGGCCGCTGGCCGTCCTGGACGTCGCCGCCGACGGCAAGACGCTGACCGCGTACCTCGCCGACGGCACCCTCGCCCCGACCGCCCCGACGACCCGGACCCTGGTGGGCCTGGTGGAGTGGGCGTTGGAGGCCGGCCTCGGCGGCGCGAGGTTGCACCGGTTCGGCAAGGACAGCGACCCGGTGCTGGTGCTCACCGACCGGGTGCTCGCCGCCGTCGGCCTGCCCGCCGCAGGCGAGGACGAGAAGCGCGACTTCGTGCCGCGCCTGGGCCGGCTGCCCAAGACGCACAAGGTGGTGAAGCAGGTCGAGAAGGGGGGCTGGCAGCTCACCCAGCGTGGGCTGGGACGCTGGGCCCGCGTCTACCGCCAGCCCGAGGGCGGGCGCCGGGTGTGCGTGCAGCTGTGCGTCCCCGGCTGGGGCGCGCTGTCCGCGAAGGACCACTGGGCCGTGCCGGAGCAGGTGCTCGCCGACCCGGCCGCCCTGGCGGTGCTGCTGGGCACCTACGCGACCCGCGTGATCACCCCGTGCGGCGGCGCCCCGGTCTCCGGGCTGGAGCTGATGACCGCGCTGCGCCCGCGCACCCGCTGGGTGATGAACCCGGACGGCACGAAGGGCAGCGCCCTGGTGGAGGGCTCCCTGCACCACGCGGTCGACGCCGCGCCGTGCGAGGTGCCGGACATGCACCCGCGCGCCAAGGAGCGCCAGGGTGAGGGGCCCGAGCACGTGATGGCCGAGGAGTCCTGGGACTGGCACCGCCCGATCGACCTGGTCGACGAGAGCGAGCGAATCCTGGCCTGGGCCGTCGGCCTCGACACGAACACCGCCTTCCTCGCCGCCTCGGCGAGGTTGGTGGTCGGGCTCTCGGAGCCGGTGCACGAGCTGAACCCGGTCTTCGACCCGAAGATCCCCGGCGCGTGGAAGTGCGACTTCTCCGCCCTCGAGCTGGACCCGCGGCTGCCCAACCC
This DNA window, taken from Kitasatospora fiedleri, encodes the following:
- the tap gene encoding telomere-associated protein Tap, producing the protein MPEGMDPIDALLAEVDEEELPPPGERKRLRRAARLTRARVAEQVGVREETVWTWETGRSEPRPPQRGLYARLLRGLGERFPAPAGAARPAALQLPVPVPETFAAAPGTPPAPAAPAAADVRAVPVDRPAAVPAVPVAAPVEPVAPVAQVVLLDQNPDGSLLMAAPLPCVQCGQPSVYRVQGHPMHLGGLCRPPAAAPAATPAATVAPAAPQATPTSAPAPAVRVEPVRPAHQRSAAPAPRTARPAAAVRSAGSTRPRKATAAKKPSATSSTPASSAVAEWRQAAQARFPGGPLAVLDVAADGKTLTAYLADGTLAPTAPTTRTLVGLVEWALEAGLGGARLHRFGKDSDPVLVLTDRVLAAVGLPAAGEDEKRDFVPRLGRLPKTHKVVKQVEKGGWQLTQRGLGRWARVYRQPEGGRRVCVQLCVPGWGALSAKDHWAVPEQVLADPAALAVLLGTYATRVITPCGGAPVSGLELMTALRPRTRWVMNPDGTKGSALVEGSLHHAVDAAPCEVPDMHPRAKERQGEGPEHVMAEESWDWHRPIDLVDESERILAWAVGLDTNTAFLAASARLVVGLSEPVHELNPVFDPKIPGAWKCDFSALELDPRLPNPFTPTGERPVGPGWYATPTVAYAVELGLQVRPLEGWLRHEAGPYLDPWYEHLRSAYMTTMENLGVPADLAVRDLGAHLEAMARLKEGDPAELAVLHAIKASAKSGIGKLREKPRGLGYKFGERWPALDRPTWRPDIRAAVISASRVNMHRKLRKLAEATGRYPLAVATDCVVYAAAGPSPLDVLPYDADGKPTAILGANGKPITGLPRLGVSPGHVKHEGSRPLAEVLEQITDGYNPGRLIKGGPAADDQ
- a CDS encoding MarR family transcriptional regulator, whose protein sequence is MARKGNIALVNLETGAVLPPPKPRTPHSMDGSYTLNAYTDDAPLYGLALSGAEWATIDWVRSNGGAGAAVKVTPAAVAEDIHATETTAKTALARLVKLHILLKTSPRSQTYQLNPRRFWEGSGEAQVQACRRLDPPAISPDAKAVAVARKAAAKLAEKAEADQEPTGPRRTRKATTIGADR
- a CDS encoding helix-turn-helix domain-containing protein: MSAATYTHHGGFDPDDLSMPPIYTLNLSAGQRSVLEWLTTRGAVFDTITVDVEEIAQDCGTSVSTVYDSLARLEGLQLVDNPDPTRYRVNPRYFFSANPEIRRLVGEALGAPQITPDARAAGPRKLGNTAARRRRTIKAVPDQEQP